Below is a genomic region from Roseovarius arcticus.
GCGAGGAAGGCCTGCCTATCTATATCGGCGATATCCTCTCGGACGGGGCTGAACACGGCGTGGAATTTATTAGCTTTGGCCGCGTCGTCGCCACATCCGACAATGATGCCTACAATACGCTGGTTGCCACCGATCTGGCGCCCGAATTTGGGCGCGAGCATGTATTTCAGTTGCGCCGTGCCAAGCAGGAACAAACGCGTCACGCGCTGCCTGCCACGCTGGGCGGGCGCACTATTGCGAACGGTTTGCGCTATCTTGAGCTGGGCCGCCATATGGAGGAGGGGTGGGAGATCCGCGCGACAGGCCTGACAGATGAGTACGGGCTGGACGAATGGCGCGGCGATAACCCCGACTCAATTCCGCTGGCCGAGATTACTCCGGGCAAAAACATGCGCATTCTGGCAGCGGATGCGGAGTTGAAGGCCGGGCCGGGCATGCGCCTGCTGGCACTGTCGCCCGCGCGTGACCGGATGAATGAAGCGGCAGAGCGCAAAGGCGATGAGGGCGCCAAGGAGGCCGCAGCCGAGGTGGCAGTGCGCGCCAATGACGCATCGGCGGATTGACGCCCCGCCTTTCAGTGCTAAACGGGGGGCAAACGGACTGCCAAACCGGGGCGGAATTTGAAGGATAGCTGCGATGAACCTTTTTAACGATATCCGCGGCGTCGTTTTGGACGCGCTGGCCACAATGACGGCGTCCGGTACGCTGCCTGCCGGGCTGGACCTGAGCAACGTCACAGTAGAGCCGCCCCGCGATCCGGCACATGGCGACATGGCCACCAATGCGGCTATGGTGCTGGCCAAGCCTGCGTCGCTCAAGCCGCGCGATATCGCCGACGCATTGGCCGCCGAGCTGGCGCGCGATTCCCGGATTGAGACCGCCGAAGTGGCCGGACCCGGCTTTCTTAATCTGCGTCTTTCGCCAGATTGCTGGCGCGCTGTTGTTCGCTCGGTGCTGGAGACCGGAGATAGCTTCGGACGCTCGACACTGGGGCAGGGCGCCCGCGTCAACGTCGAGTATGTCAGCGCCAATCCCACCGGCCCTTTGCATGTGGGTCATACGCGCGGTGCGGTGTTCGGCGATGCGCTGGCAAGTCTGCTGGACTTCAACGGCTACGACGTCACGCGCGAATATTACATTAACGACGGCGGCGGGCAGGTCGACACGCTCGCGCGGTCGGTCTATCTGCGCTACCTTGAGGCGCATGGCCGCGCGGTCGATTTCCCTGATGGCACCTATCCCGGCGACTACCTGATTGAGACGGGGCAGGCGCTGAAGACCAAGGTTGGCGATGCTTGGGTCGACCAGCCCGAGGATGTGTGGCTGGCCGAGCTGCGCAGCTTTTCCACCGATGCAATGATGGACCTGATCCGCGCCGATCTGAAATCGCTCGGCGTCGAGATGGACAAATTCTCGTCCGAGAAATCATTCTACGGCACCGGCCTGATCGAAGAGGCAATTGCCTCGCTCGACGCCAAGGGACTGATATACGAAGGTGTGCTAGAGCCGCCCAAGGGCAAACTGCCAGAAGATTGGGAGCCGCGCGAGCAGACGCTTTTCCGCTCGACCGCGCATGGCGACGACGTCGACCGGCCCGTGCGCAAATCGGACGGTGCGTGGACCTATTTCGCGCCCGACATCGCCTATCACTACGACAAGGTCACGCGCGGGTTTGACCTGCTAATTGATGTTTTTGGCGCCGATCATGGCGGCTATGTGAAACGGATGAAGGCCGCCGTTTCGGCCCTGTCGGATGGCAAGGTACCTTTGGAGATTAAGCTGACCCAGCTGGTCAAACTCTGGAAAAATGGCGAGCCGTTCAAGATGTCCAAGCGGGCAGGAACGTTCGTCACCCTGCGCGACGTTGTCGATTTGGTGGGCGCCGACGTGACCCGCTTTGTAATGCTGACGCGCAAGAACGACGCGCCGCTTGATTTCGATTTTGACAAGGTGCTGGAGCAGTCCAAAGATAACCCTGTGTTCTACGTCCAATACGCCCATGCGCGCGTCCGGTCCGTGCTGCGCAAGGCAGATGCCGCTGGCATCGACGTATCAGATGCGGCGCTGAACGCGGCTGACCTGAACCTGATCGCACACGAGGCCGAACTGGCACTGGCGCGCAAGATCGCGGAGTGGCCCCGCTTGGTTGAGATCGCGGGCCGCACGAGCGAGCCGCACCGCGTCGCCTTTTATCTCTACGATCTGGCGTCGGATTTGCACGCGCTGTGGAACCGTGGCCATGACGTGCCAGAGCTGCGCTTTATCCAAGAGGGCGATCCGGCCACGTCTCAGGCGAAAATCGCCCTCGTTCGGGCCGCAAGCGTTGTTATTTCCGCAGGTTTGGGTATCTTGGGCGTAACTCCGGCTGAAGAGATGCGATAAAAATTGCGCGCCGCCGGGATGACTTGAGGCAGATTTCACACCCCGGCAGCTTTGTGTGCGCCGGTGGACGAGAGGCGGGACATGGCAGATTTCCACACGCGAGATGCAGCAGATGACGATGCTGGCAGCGTTTACGGCACGGCCCAAACCGCGCCACGATGGGACGGCGACAAGCCGCAAAATCCTGTATCCCGCGCGACTTACGCTCTCGGCTCCATCATATCAGTCGGTCTTGTGATCGGCCTTGGCGTCTGGGGCTACAAGCTGCTCGTGCGCGACGTCAGCGGTGTACCGGTTATTCGTGCAGTCCAAGGCCCGATGCGCGTCCAGCCCGAGGATCCGGGCGGGCGGCAAACGTTGAACCAGGGGCTGTCGGTCAATGATGTAGCCGCATTGGGCACTGCCGCCGCCGCGCCGGATGAGTTGATCCTCGCGCCCGCGCCCCTAGACCTTAGCGAAGAAG
It encodes:
- the argS gene encoding arginine--tRNA ligase — encoded protein: MNLFNDIRGVVLDALATMTASGTLPAGLDLSNVTVEPPRDPAHGDMATNAAMVLAKPASLKPRDIADALAAELARDSRIETAEVAGPGFLNLRLSPDCWRAVVRSVLETGDSFGRSTLGQGARVNVEYVSANPTGPLHVGHTRGAVFGDALASLLDFNGYDVTREYYINDGGGQVDTLARSVYLRYLEAHGRAVDFPDGTYPGDYLIETGQALKTKVGDAWVDQPEDVWLAELRSFSTDAMMDLIRADLKSLGVEMDKFSSEKSFYGTGLIEEAIASLDAKGLIYEGVLEPPKGKLPEDWEPREQTLFRSTAHGDDVDRPVRKSDGAWTYFAPDIAYHYDKVTRGFDLLIDVFGADHGGYVKRMKAAVSALSDGKVPLEIKLTQLVKLWKNGEPFKMSKRAGTFVTLRDVVDLVGADVTRFVMLTRKNDAPLDFDFDKVLEQSKDNPVFYVQYAHARVRSVLRKADAAGIDVSDAALNAADLNLIAHEAELALARKIAEWPRLVEIAGRTSEPHRVAFYLYDLASDLHALWNRGHDVPELRFIQEGDPATSQAKIALVRAASVVISAGLGILGVTPAEEMR